One genomic window of Coffea eugenioides isolate CCC68of chromosome 1, Ceug_1.0, whole genome shotgun sequence includes the following:
- the LOC113776550 gene encoding putative disease resistance protein RGA3 isoform X1, whose product MADAAVSATIKVALQAVVSLAADHREFPEELERLDKSAAMIRGFLAGADEDKHSSDVKNWLKQLEEEVFKADNVLDELNYDNLRRKVKYQNQLTKKKVFFCFSFFNKIGFRWRLGSMIREINTNLQRIRRDAEGLGLAYKHQVEEAFPTIAAGATTSRQTDSTIVRRDVLGRDEDESEIVKKLLTESESVISVIPITGMGGLGKTTLAKAVYKNEQIVGQFDKKMWVCVAEEVDKIEKVFKMILESLTGGKVEGDRREVIVQKIQHELKEKRYFLVLDDLWNDQEVLLNDFFSTLAGLNAKKGSWCLVTTRLQEVATILSRHPQINFTRHELGKLCDNDCWSIMKKWANVGEELPKELEDMREQVLRRCDGLPLAATLIGGLLSKKRKEDWLSILEESLLNGNQGGIKQILKVSFDHLSPAPVKKCFAYCSIFDQDTELEQDRLVELWMAEGFLQPDPQNERMMEKIGCEYLRILLQTSLLEEVKEERRTWYKMHDLVHEFAKSILNRSSSNEDRYLSLYSSERMLENMNEKKSASLRTLFLKGGIADEILSKFKHLHVLKLSGEDVKELPTSIGKLIHLHLLDISDSMITTLPESLCELYSLQTLRIYALEKGFPKKMSNLISMRHLHYFHYRYDKGCKIQMPSSIGRLTCLQTLEFFNIGRQEEGRGIQELGTLQDLKGTLEIRNLESVNGKDDAELANLSKKPHMYRLVFEWGNRDRESDNCDEDVLEGLQPHPNLKELQILKFMGDQFPQWFMNLTSLVELRVANCTRCRELPTLGQLSSLQHLYLTGLENIRSIGLSFYSTSAEEDGGSGGSGTVSRQTFFPALKILSLESMENLEEWKDAHEIRSTAGEVHVMDVFPMLEELYISHCPKLTTIPTPSHFPSLDVLEIKRNCHVLLAEKVLSNMANLSSLELWDLGGQRESLKLVKRPESSLSIEGCNSLPTDMLERLCLFPTLQHVELMDAANVTTLRGMSCAACLERLTVIRCYNLWELPEDLYQFQALEDLKILCCPRIDSFGYPNAKNSFGQKGLLKSLERFTVGRCDALTRLPVEMFESCTSLRELKLSYCRSLVSFPLDLRRTPSLESFSLYGCSDLITEMPSGFGYLTSLRKVKIGPFSDDSAIEFDWAGLASSSSLQHVSLQGMRDTKSLPHQLQDLTTITSLSLKRFNAIEALPDWLGNLASLEELILRRCPKLEYLPSVDAMERLKLRRLVIRSCPLLKPRCTPESGSEWSKISNIPEREIDLVRFHLKILINCFSLLDHLILPVFVPHSFSP is encoded by the exons ATGGCTGATGCTGCTGTTAGTGCTACTATTAAGGTTGCATTGCAGGCGGTTGTTTCTCTTGCCGCTGATCATCGTGAATTCCCAGAGGAGCTGGAGAGACTCGACAAATCTGCTGCAATGATTCGAGGCTTCTTGGCTGGTGCCGACGAGGACAAGCATAGCTCAGACGTGAAAAATTGGCTCAAGCAGCTGGAAGAAGAGGTTTTCAAAGCTGACAATGTGCTGGACGAGCTCAACTATGACAATCTTCGTCGGAAGGTGAAGTATCAAAATCAACTCACGAAAAAGAAGGTATTCTTCTGCTTTTCATTCTTTAATAAAATTGGTTTTCGTTGGAGGTTGGGTTCAATGATCAGGGAGATCAACACGAACCTTCAAAGGATCCGTCGGGATGCAGAAGGTTTGGGACTGGCCTACAAGCACCAAGTTGAAGAAGCATTCCCTACTATTGCTGCTGGAGCCACAACAAGCCGACAGACCGACTCTACTATTGTTCGAAGAGATGTTCTAGGAAGAGACGAGGATGAATCAGAAATAGTTAAGAAGTTGTTGACCGAATCTGAAAGTGTTATTTCAGTTATTCCCATAACTGGCATGGGTGGTTTAGGAAAAACAACTCTAGCAAAAGCCGTttacaaaaatgaacaaattgttggacaatttgacaaaaaaatgtGGGTTTGTGTGGCTGAAGAAGTAGATAAAATCGAGAAGGTCTTCAAAATGATTCTTGAATCGTTAACAGGAGGAAAGGTTGAAGGGGATCGTAGGGAGGTAATAGTTCAAAAAATTCAGCATGAACTCAAGGAAAAAAGATATTTCCTTGTTCTTGATGATTTGTGGAATGATCAAGAAGTATTGTTGAATGACTTTTTCAGCACTTTGGCGGGACTCAATGCGAAGAAAGGGAGCTGGTGTCTTGTTACCACTCGTCTGCAAGAAGTGGCAACTATTCTGTCTAGACATCCGCAGATCAATTTTACTCGCCATGAGCTGGGAAAGCTATGCGATAATGATTGCTGGTCTATCATGAAAAAATGGGCAAATGTAGGGGAAGAATTACCAAAAGAATTGGAAGACATGAGGGAGCAAGTTTTAAGAAGATGTGACGGTCTACCTCTGGCAGCAACGTTAATTGGAGGTTTGTTatctaaaaagagaaaagaggatTGGCTATCTATTTTGGAGGAGAGTCTCTTGAATGGCAATCAAGGTGGGATCAAGCAAATACTTAAGGTGAGTTTTGATCATCTGTCACCTGCACCGGTTAAGAAATGCTTTGCATATTGCTCAATTTTTGATCAAGATACTGAATTGGAACAAGATCGACTAGTTGAGCTTTGGATGGCTGAAGGCTTTCTTCAACCGGATCCCCAAAATGAAAGAATGATGGAGAAAATAGGATGTGAGTATTTGAGAATTTTGCTGCAAACTTCCTTATTGGAAGAAGTAAAAGAGGAGAGGAGAacatggtataaaatgcatgacCTTGTGCATGAGTTTgcaaaatcaattttgaatCGTAGCAGCAGCAATGAGGACCGCTACCTTTCATTATACTCATCCGAAAGAATGTTAGAAAACATGAACGAAAAAAAATCAGCATCACTTCGCACATTATTTCTGAAGGGTGGCATAGCTGATGAAATATTATCAAAGTTCAAACACTTGCATGTCCTAAAATTGTCTGGAGAAGATGTCAAAGAGTTGCCGACCTCCATTGGCAAACTAATCCACTTACACTTACTTGACATTTCAGATTCGATGATTACAACTTTGCCAGAATCTCTTTGCGAACTTTATAGTTTGCAAACACTAAGAATTTACGCGCTTGAAAAAGGTTTTCCAAAGAAGATGAGCAATTTGATTAGCATGAGACAtcttcactattttcattatCGTTATGATAAAGGATGCAAAATCCAGATGCCATCCAGTATTGGACGATTGACTTGTCTTCAAACATTAGAGTTCTTTAACATAGGTCGTCAGGAGGAAGGTCGTGGTATCCAAGAACTTGGGACCTTGCAAGATCTTAAAGGCACCTTGGAGATCAGAAATCTTGAATCAGTAAATGGCAAAGATGATGCAGAACTAGCGAACCTATCTAAAAAGCCACATATGTATCGGTTGGTATTTGAGTGGGGCAATAGGGATCGAGAAAGTGATAATTGTGATGAAGATGTGTTGGAAGGCCTCCAACCTCACCCAAATTTAAAAGAGTTACAAATTTTGAAGTTCATGGGTGATCAGTTCCCACAATGGTTCATGAATTTGACATCACTGGTGGAGTTGCGTGTGGCGAATTGCACAAGATGCAGAGAACTCCCCACCCTAGGACAGCTGTCATCCCTCCAACATCTATATCTGACTGGATTGGAAAACATAAGAAGCATTGGGCTTTCATTCTACAGTACAAGTGCTGAGGAGGACGGCGGATCAGGAGGTTCAGGCACTGTTAGCAGACAAACATTCTTTCCAGCC CTTAAAATTCTCTCTCTTGAAAGCATGGAAAATTTGGAAGAGTGGAAGGACGCACACGAAATAAGGTCAACCGCAGGTGAAGTACATGTGATGGATGTGTTTCCCATGCTTGAAGAGTTGTATATTAGCCATTGCCCCAAGCTGACCACCATTCCAACTCCAAGTCACTTCCCGAGTCTTGATGTATTGGAAATCAAAAGGAATTGCCATGTTTTGCTGGCAGAAAAGGTTTTGAGCAATATGGCCAATCTCTCATCCCTTGAATTATGGGATCTTGGTGGTCAACGCGAGTCTCTAAAATTAGTGAAACGACCAGAGAGCAGCTTGAGTATTGAAGGCTGTAACAGTCTACCCACTGACATGCTTGAGCGACTCTGTCTTTTTCCAACTCTTCAGCATGTAGAATTGATGGATGCCGCCAATGTAACAACATTAAGAGGAATGAGTTGCGCCGCTTGTCTTGAGAGATTGACAGTCATTCGTTGTTACAATTTATGGGAGTTGCCAGAAGATCTTTATCAATTTCAAGCTTTAGAGGACTTGAAGATACTCTGTTGCCCGAGAATTGATTCATTTGGGTATCCAAATGCTAAAAATTCATTTGGACAGAAAGGCCTCCTTAAGTCTCTTGAGCGATTTACTGTCGGTAGGTGCGATGCATTAACAAGATTACCAGTGGAGATGTTCGAGTCGTGTACGTCTCTCCGAGAGCTGAAGTTGTCCTATTGCCGCAGTCTGGTCTCCTTTCCCCTTGATTTGCGACGAACCCCTTCTCTCGAGAGCTTCTCATTATACGGGTGTTCCGACTTGATTACTGAGATGCCTAGTGGATTTGGCTATCTTACCAGCTTAAGGAAAGTGAAGATTGGGCCCTTCTCAGATGACTCTGCAATCGAATTTGATTGGGCTGGATTAGCCTCTTCATCATCACTGCAACACGTGTCTTTGCAGGGAATGCGTGACACGAAATCTCTGCCACATCAGCTTCAAGACTTGACTACCATCACATCACTATCTCTAAAACGCTTCAACGCAATCGAAGCCTTACCAGATTGGCTTGGGAACCTTGCGTCTCTTGAAGAGCTAATCCTCCGTAGATGCCCAAAGCTTGAATATTTACCCTCCGTAGATGCCATGGAACGCCTCAAATTAAGACGTCTGGTAATTCGTAGTTGTCCTCTATTAAAACCAAGATGCACTCCTGAAAGCGGCTCCGAGTGGTCCAAGATCTCTAATATTCCAGAGCGTGAAATTGATCTCGTAAgatttcatctcaaaattttaattaattgctTCTCATTATTGGATCATCTTATTCTACCCGTATTTGTCCCTCACTCTTTTTCTCCATAA
- the LOC113776550 gene encoding putative disease resistance protein RGA3 isoform X2, which yields MADAAVSATIKVALQAVVSLAADHREFPEELERLDKSAAMIRGFLAGADEDKHSSDVKNWLKQLEEEVFKADNVLDELNYDNLRRKVKYQNQLTKKKVFFCFSFFNKIGFRWRLGSMIREINTNLQRIRRDAEGLGLAYKHQVEEAFPTIAAGATTSRQTDSTIVRRDVLGRDEDESEIVKKLLTESESVISVIPITGMGGLGKTTLAKAVYKNEQIVGQFDKKMWVCVAEEVDKIEKVFKMILESLTGGKVEGDRREVIVQKIQHELKEKRYFLVLDDLWNDQEVLLNDFFSTLAGLNAKKGSWCLVTTRLQEVATILSRHPQINFTRHELGKLCDNDCWSIMKKWANVGEELPKELEDMREQVLRRCDGLPLAATLIGGLLSKKRKEDWLSILEESLLNGNQGGIKQILKVSFDHLSPAPVKKCFAYCSIFDQDTELEQDRLVELWMAEGFLQPDPQNERMMEKIGCEYLRILLQTSLLEEVKEERRTWYKMHDLVHEFAKSILNRSSSNEDRYLSLYSSERMLENMNEKKSASLRTLFLKGGIADEILSKFKHLHVLKLSGEDVKELPTSIGKLIHLHLLDISDSMITTLPESLCELYSLQTLRIYALEKGFPKKMSNLISMRHLHYFHYRYDKGCKIQMPSSIGRLTCLQTLEFFNIGRQEEGRGIQELGTLQDLKGTLEIRNLESVNGKDDAELANLSKKPHMYRLVFEWGNRDRESDNCDEDVLEGLQPHPNLKELQILKFMGDQFPQWFMNLTSLVELRVANCTRCRELPTLGQLSSLQHLYLTGLENIRSIGLSFYSTSAEEDGGSGGSGTVSRQTFFPALKILSLESMENLEEWKDAHEIRSTAGEVHVMDVFPMLEELYISHCPKLTTIPTPSHFPSLDVLEIKRNCHVLLAEKVLSNMANLSSLELWDLGGQRESLKLVKRPESSLSIEGCNSLPTDMLERLCLFPTLQHVELMDAANVTTLRGMSCAACLERLTVIRCYNLWELPEDLYQFQALEDLKILCCPRIDSFGYPNAKNSFGQKGLLKSLERFTVGRCDALTRLPVEMFESCTSLRELKLSYCRSLVSFPLDLRRTPSLESFSLYGCSDLITEMPSGFGYLTSLRKVKIGPFSDDSAIEFDWAGLASSSSLQHVSLQGMRDTKSLPHQLQDLTTITSLSLKRFNAIEALPDWLGNLASLEELILRRCPKLEYLPSVDAMERLKLRRLVIRSCPLLKPRCTPESGSEWSKISNIPEREIDLIERIMALLATSVNEAASSDGAETL from the exons ATGGCTGATGCTGCTGTTAGTGCTACTATTAAGGTTGCATTGCAGGCGGTTGTTTCTCTTGCCGCTGATCATCGTGAATTCCCAGAGGAGCTGGAGAGACTCGACAAATCTGCTGCAATGATTCGAGGCTTCTTGGCTGGTGCCGACGAGGACAAGCATAGCTCAGACGTGAAAAATTGGCTCAAGCAGCTGGAAGAAGAGGTTTTCAAAGCTGACAATGTGCTGGACGAGCTCAACTATGACAATCTTCGTCGGAAGGTGAAGTATCAAAATCAACTCACGAAAAAGAAGGTATTCTTCTGCTTTTCATTCTTTAATAAAATTGGTTTTCGTTGGAGGTTGGGTTCAATGATCAGGGAGATCAACACGAACCTTCAAAGGATCCGTCGGGATGCAGAAGGTTTGGGACTGGCCTACAAGCACCAAGTTGAAGAAGCATTCCCTACTATTGCTGCTGGAGCCACAACAAGCCGACAGACCGACTCTACTATTGTTCGAAGAGATGTTCTAGGAAGAGACGAGGATGAATCAGAAATAGTTAAGAAGTTGTTGACCGAATCTGAAAGTGTTATTTCAGTTATTCCCATAACTGGCATGGGTGGTTTAGGAAAAACAACTCTAGCAAAAGCCGTttacaaaaatgaacaaattgttggacaatttgacaaaaaaatgtGGGTTTGTGTGGCTGAAGAAGTAGATAAAATCGAGAAGGTCTTCAAAATGATTCTTGAATCGTTAACAGGAGGAAAGGTTGAAGGGGATCGTAGGGAGGTAATAGTTCAAAAAATTCAGCATGAACTCAAGGAAAAAAGATATTTCCTTGTTCTTGATGATTTGTGGAATGATCAAGAAGTATTGTTGAATGACTTTTTCAGCACTTTGGCGGGACTCAATGCGAAGAAAGGGAGCTGGTGTCTTGTTACCACTCGTCTGCAAGAAGTGGCAACTATTCTGTCTAGACATCCGCAGATCAATTTTACTCGCCATGAGCTGGGAAAGCTATGCGATAATGATTGCTGGTCTATCATGAAAAAATGGGCAAATGTAGGGGAAGAATTACCAAAAGAATTGGAAGACATGAGGGAGCAAGTTTTAAGAAGATGTGACGGTCTACCTCTGGCAGCAACGTTAATTGGAGGTTTGTTatctaaaaagagaaaagaggatTGGCTATCTATTTTGGAGGAGAGTCTCTTGAATGGCAATCAAGGTGGGATCAAGCAAATACTTAAGGTGAGTTTTGATCATCTGTCACCTGCACCGGTTAAGAAATGCTTTGCATATTGCTCAATTTTTGATCAAGATACTGAATTGGAACAAGATCGACTAGTTGAGCTTTGGATGGCTGAAGGCTTTCTTCAACCGGATCCCCAAAATGAAAGAATGATGGAGAAAATAGGATGTGAGTATTTGAGAATTTTGCTGCAAACTTCCTTATTGGAAGAAGTAAAAGAGGAGAGGAGAacatggtataaaatgcatgacCTTGTGCATGAGTTTgcaaaatcaattttgaatCGTAGCAGCAGCAATGAGGACCGCTACCTTTCATTATACTCATCCGAAAGAATGTTAGAAAACATGAACGAAAAAAAATCAGCATCACTTCGCACATTATTTCTGAAGGGTGGCATAGCTGATGAAATATTATCAAAGTTCAAACACTTGCATGTCCTAAAATTGTCTGGAGAAGATGTCAAAGAGTTGCCGACCTCCATTGGCAAACTAATCCACTTACACTTACTTGACATTTCAGATTCGATGATTACAACTTTGCCAGAATCTCTTTGCGAACTTTATAGTTTGCAAACACTAAGAATTTACGCGCTTGAAAAAGGTTTTCCAAAGAAGATGAGCAATTTGATTAGCATGAGACAtcttcactattttcattatCGTTATGATAAAGGATGCAAAATCCAGATGCCATCCAGTATTGGACGATTGACTTGTCTTCAAACATTAGAGTTCTTTAACATAGGTCGTCAGGAGGAAGGTCGTGGTATCCAAGAACTTGGGACCTTGCAAGATCTTAAAGGCACCTTGGAGATCAGAAATCTTGAATCAGTAAATGGCAAAGATGATGCAGAACTAGCGAACCTATCTAAAAAGCCACATATGTATCGGTTGGTATTTGAGTGGGGCAATAGGGATCGAGAAAGTGATAATTGTGATGAAGATGTGTTGGAAGGCCTCCAACCTCACCCAAATTTAAAAGAGTTACAAATTTTGAAGTTCATGGGTGATCAGTTCCCACAATGGTTCATGAATTTGACATCACTGGTGGAGTTGCGTGTGGCGAATTGCACAAGATGCAGAGAACTCCCCACCCTAGGACAGCTGTCATCCCTCCAACATCTATATCTGACTGGATTGGAAAACATAAGAAGCATTGGGCTTTCATTCTACAGTACAAGTGCTGAGGAGGACGGCGGATCAGGAGGTTCAGGCACTGTTAGCAGACAAACATTCTTTCCAGCC CTTAAAATTCTCTCTCTTGAAAGCATGGAAAATTTGGAAGAGTGGAAGGACGCACACGAAATAAGGTCAACCGCAGGTGAAGTACATGTGATGGATGTGTTTCCCATGCTTGAAGAGTTGTATATTAGCCATTGCCCCAAGCTGACCACCATTCCAACTCCAAGTCACTTCCCGAGTCTTGATGTATTGGAAATCAAAAGGAATTGCCATGTTTTGCTGGCAGAAAAGGTTTTGAGCAATATGGCCAATCTCTCATCCCTTGAATTATGGGATCTTGGTGGTCAACGCGAGTCTCTAAAATTAGTGAAACGACCAGAGAGCAGCTTGAGTATTGAAGGCTGTAACAGTCTACCCACTGACATGCTTGAGCGACTCTGTCTTTTTCCAACTCTTCAGCATGTAGAATTGATGGATGCCGCCAATGTAACAACATTAAGAGGAATGAGTTGCGCCGCTTGTCTTGAGAGATTGACAGTCATTCGTTGTTACAATTTATGGGAGTTGCCAGAAGATCTTTATCAATTTCAAGCTTTAGAGGACTTGAAGATACTCTGTTGCCCGAGAATTGATTCATTTGGGTATCCAAATGCTAAAAATTCATTTGGACAGAAAGGCCTCCTTAAGTCTCTTGAGCGATTTACTGTCGGTAGGTGCGATGCATTAACAAGATTACCAGTGGAGATGTTCGAGTCGTGTACGTCTCTCCGAGAGCTGAAGTTGTCCTATTGCCGCAGTCTGGTCTCCTTTCCCCTTGATTTGCGACGAACCCCTTCTCTCGAGAGCTTCTCATTATACGGGTGTTCCGACTTGATTACTGAGATGCCTAGTGGATTTGGCTATCTTACCAGCTTAAGGAAAGTGAAGATTGGGCCCTTCTCAGATGACTCTGCAATCGAATTTGATTGGGCTGGATTAGCCTCTTCATCATCACTGCAACACGTGTCTTTGCAGGGAATGCGTGACACGAAATCTCTGCCACATCAGCTTCAAGACTTGACTACCATCACATCACTATCTCTAAAACGCTTCAACGCAATCGAAGCCTTACCAGATTGGCTTGGGAACCTTGCGTCTCTTGAAGAGCTAATCCTCCGTAGATGCCCAAAGCTTGAATATTTACCCTCCGTAGATGCCATGGAACGCCTCAAATTAAGACGTCTGGTAATTCGTAGTTGTCCTCTATTAAAACCAAGATGCACTCCTGAAAGCGGCTCCGAGTGGTCCAAGATCTCTAATATTCCAGAGCGTGAAATTGATCTC